From the Helicobacter pylori genome, one window contains:
- the dnaN gene encoding DNA polymerase III subunit beta, protein MKISVSKNDLENTLRYLQAFLDKKDASSIASHIHLEVIKEKLFLKASDSDIGLKSYIFTQSSDKEGVGTINGKKFLDIISCLKDSNIILETKDDSLVIKQNKSSFKLPMFDADEFPEFPVIEPKVSLEVNAPFLTDAFKKIAPVIEQTSHKRELAGILMQFDQKHQTLSVVGTDTKRLSYTQLEKISIHSTEEDISCILPKRALLEILKLFYENFSFKSDGMLAVIENETHAFFTKLIDGNYPDYQKILPKEYTSSFTLGKEEFKESIKLCSSLSSTIKLTLEKNNALFESLDSEHSETAKTSVEIEKGLDIEKAFHLGVNAKFFLEALNALGTTQFVLKCNEPSSPFLIQEPLDEKQSHLNAKISTLMMPITL, encoded by the coding sequence ATGAAAATCAGTGTTAGTAAAAACGATTTGGAAAACACTTTGCGCTACTTGCAAGCTTTTTTGGATAAAAAGGACGCTTCTTCTATCGCTTCACACATCCATTTAGAAGTCATTAAAGAAAAGCTTTTTTTAAAAGCCAGCGATTCAGATATTGGGCTAAAAAGCTATATTTTTACGCAATCTAGCGATAAAGAGGGCGTTGGCACGATCAACGGGAAAAAGTTTTTAGATATTATTTCATGTTTGAAAGACTCTAATATTATTTTAGAGACTAAAGATGACAGCTTGGTGATCAAACAAAATAAAAGCTCTTTCAAACTCCCCATGTTTGACGCTGATGAGTTCCCTGAATTCCCTGTTATTGAGCCAAAAGTGAGTTTAGAAGTCAATGCCCCCTTTTTAACAGATGCGTTTAAAAAGATCGCTCCTGTGATTGAGCAAACCAGCCATAAAAGGGAATTAGCCGGTATTTTAATGCAATTTGATCAAAAACATCAAACCCTTTCAGTAGTAGGCACGGATACCAAACGGCTCTCTTACACGCAGTTAGAAAAAATCTCTATCCATTCCACTGAAGAAGATATCTCTTGTATTTTACCTAAAAGAGCTTTATTAGAAATCCTTAAGCTTTTTTATGAAAATTTCAGTTTTAAAAGCGATGGCATGTTAGCAGTAATTGAAAACGAAACGCACGCTTTTTTCACCAAGCTCATTGATGGGAATTACCCTGATTATCAAAAAATCCTCCCTAAAGAATACACTTCTTCTTTCACTTTAGGCAAGGAAGAATTTAAAGAGAGCATTAAATTGTGCAGTTCTTTAAGCTCCACCATTAAACTCACTTTAGAAAAAAACAACGCTTTGTTTGAATCTTTGGATTCTGAGCATAGCGAAACGGCTAAAACCTCTGTTGAGATTGAAAAAGGTTTGGATATTGAAAAAGCCTTTCATTTGGGCGTGAACGCGAAATTTTTCCTTGAAGCCTTAAACGCTTTAGGGACAACGCAATTCGTTTTAAAATGCAATGAGCCTTCTTCGCCTTTTTTGATCCAAGAGCCTCTTGATGAAAAGCAAAGCCACCTGAACGCTAAAATTTCCACTTTGATGATGCCAATCACACTATAA